The Gammaproteobacteria bacterium DNA segment CTGAGAAGTCCATGAGCTCTTGTCGGAGAAAGACGCTCTCGATGGCCGCCTGCAGGTGCCTGGCGACCTTCTCCAGGAATACCCGGTCCTTCTCCGCAAAGTACGGCCCCTCCGTCTTGTTCAGGACCAGGATGGCGCCAGCCGTCTTGTCGCCGGATAGGCTTTTGATGGGGACGCACAGCTCGTTTCTGGTCACGAACCCCGTCTGGGCGTCGACCCGTTTGTGCGCCCCTTCCAGCTCGTGCATGTCCTCCTTGACCATGTACTCACCGCTGGCGATGACCTGGCCCACCAGCGAATCGCTCTTGTCCACCTCGATCGCCTTCTCATCCAGCCCCGTGCCGGTCTGCAGCCACACCTTGTCGGTAGCGGGATCATTGATGAAGATGCTGCAACGCTCGACGTTCAGGACCCTCGGTATCATCTCCACGAACAGCTCGAGCAGGTCCTTGTTTCCGCGAATACTCCAGGAACGGTTCAGCAGTCTCTCCCGGAGTCTGATCTGATTGAGGTGACGGTAGAGCTCTTCTCCCCGCTCTCCAGAGTCAGCCGGGTGGACGAAGGCCTTTTCCACCATTCTCTTTGGCCTGCCGCCCAGCTCGTCACGGACGTATACGCTCATGCCGCTCTGGTGAAATAAGAGGGCGAGTTGCCTGTAGAATTCAAGCTCTTCTCTTACCCTCGACAGGGTGAGCGCCTCGTCGACGTGGTGAGTCCCAGCTCCCGCACGCCGCTTTCGAAGCTCGAAGGTCTTCTCTGCGGGTAGCAGGATGAACTCAAACGTAAACCTTCCGCGAAAGTCTGTCCCCAGTGGATGAGTCTTCGGGGGCGGCAGGGGGATGCGAAACAGGTCCAGCTCCAGATAGGAGGAGTCATCGAGTGAGTCGGTTTCGTAGACAGGAACCGCCTTTCTGAAGCCCACGAAGGGCAAACCGAAATGGAGCTCCCGCGGCCTGTGGACCAGGACCGGCGATTTCCACCAGTCCTTACTCGAAAGGTCGAGATAACCTTCCTCGGGCCACCCACCGATAGCCTCCCGAATCGTCGTCTTCCCGCAGCCTGGTGGACCGGTGATGATGAGCTTCCGCTTCTCCAGCCACTTCGGGAACGCGATGCCATTGATGATCGTGACGTCTTCGATCACCTCCGCCCTGAACTCATCCATCACCGCCTCCGACACTCGCTTTTCAATGCATATCCAGGATCCTCGATTCTGACCACAAGGGCACAAAGCTCGCCGAGAGAAGGACCTCACCGTGGAGACCGCAGAGCACGCTGAGGAAGATTACCCCTGCATCGCCACGCACAGTCTTAGGCGATTTCTGTCAAATGACATACCATCCTGCTTGTCTTTTCGTCCGTCCTCTGTGTTACGACAACAGTGACATAGTTTGACTATGCGCCTGTTGTCGCGCCTTGATGACGAACGAAAATCCGACGCAATCTGGTATGTCATTTTCCGGCAATCGCCTTAACCTCCGGCCTGGAGTCTGAATCCTGCTTCGTGTCTTCGTGGTCGCTTTTGGCCTTTCTGTATGGACTTATTGCCGAGTCTACGCTGGGCTGCAGCAAAAAAACTAGGAGTCACCATTTAGCCGGCCCTTGTCAACAGCACTGCCTTGCCTCTTTATCGCGGCGCGGCCGCGAATCTCTTTGTCATCGCGAGGCTGTCTATTCTGACCAAACACGCGTCTTCGGTTTCCTTTCCGGCGGTGGCGCAGGCCTTCTGCGCTGGGCCCTTGGGATATTCAGCTGATCGGTCTGCACCGGGATCTTTCCCTGCATCTTCGCGGCAAACGTGTCGTCTGTGAGATAGATCCGTTGGCGTAGTCCTGACCAGATACTTGTCCCACCTTCGGCAACGAATTTCCTGCAACACCGCCGTGCCTCGTTGCGACGCCTGCCGAGTTGGGCAAGCAGGCCATCGGTCGCCAGCCAGCCCGGAACCGGCGCATCACCGACCCTCGCGCGGAAGCGACTCTAGGGCCAATCTCCGGGATGTTCAACCATCCCCACCCTCACAGGGTGCAGTACCACATTCCGCGAGAGTTCCAGTAGATAGCTGTCCTTGTCCACCCGGATCGCCTTGTGGCGCACCTGAAACAAATGCCCAACCCTTCGGTGCCGTCGACTCGCGAGTATATAGCTTTGTCGGCAACATGTTACAATTCTAGACCTGACCCCATCTATTTCCGATTGTGCAGACCATGAACGACAGTTGGGCAGGAGGGGGCTGGGACAAGCAGTAGCAGGAACGGCTCGTGGATTACGGCTCAGTTGCCGGCTTGCCAGAGGGCCGGGAAGACATCGAGCTGCCTGATCCGGACGGGCCGTCGTCCGATCGCTCACGGCATCCTACGCCGATTCGACACTGTCTTTCCCTTTCCCACGTTCGCGCATCGTCTCGATCACGATGTACAGGACCGGCACCAGCACCAGGCTCAGCACCGTCGCCAGAAGCATGCCGCCAAAGACCGCGGTGCCGATGGAGTGGCGGCCCGCCGCGCCGGCGCCCTCGGCGAAGACCAGCGGCAGCACGCCGAGGATGAAGGCGAAGGCGGTCATCAGGACGGGACGAAGCCGTACGCGGGCCGCCTCGGCCGCGGCGTCGACGATCGACAGTCCCTCCCTGCGCCGCCGACGGGCGAACTCCACGATCAGGATGGCGTTCTTGCTGGCCAGCCCGATCAGCATCACCAGGCCGATCTGGCAGTAGATGTCGTTGTCCAGCCCCCGGATATACTGGGCTGAAAGCGCACCCAGGATCGCCAGCGGTACCGCCAGGATGATCATGAACGGCATGCTCCAGCTCTCGTAAAGTGCAGCCAGAAACAGGAAGGTGAAGACCAGTGAGAGCGCGAAGACCACGGCGGTGAGGTGTCCGGACTTCAACTGCTGGAAGGCCAGTCCGGTCCACTCGTATCCGTAGCCCGGCGGCAGGAGATCGGCGGCCAGTTCCTCCATGGCCGCGATGGCCTGCCCGGAGCTGTAGCCGTCGCCGGCCTCCCCGTTGATCGTCGCGGCACGGTACATGTTGTAATGGGTGATGTCGCGCGCGCCGGTCACGGGCCGGACCGTGACCAGGGCGCCCAGCGGGGTCATACCGCCGGCGCGGTTGCGGACATGGATGCGGTTGATGTCTTCCTCGGCTGCACGGGCGTCCGGTTCGGCCTGCACGTAGACGTGATAGACACGGCCGAAGCGGTTGAAATCGTTCACGTAGTACGACCCCATGTAGATCTGCAGGGCTTCGAAGATGTCGGAGATCCCGATCCCCTCGGTCATCGCCTTGGTGCGGTCCAGCTCGATAAAGTATCCCGGCGTATCCGCGTTGATGCTGGTGTAGAGCCCCCGCAGCTGCGGGCGTTCGTTACCCTCCTCCACCATGCGCCTCGCAAGTTCCGCCAGTTGCTGGATCGGCAGGCTCTCGCGGTCCTCCTGGACGAACTGGAAACCACCGGTCTGGCTCATGCCGTGGATTGCGGGTGGGTTGAACACGGCGATGACCGAATCCTCGATCTCCGCAAATTTATGGCTGACCTCCCGGATGATGGCATCCACATGCAGCTGGGGTGACTTGCGTTGCGACCAGGGCGCGAGTATCCCGAAGACATTGGCCACGTTCGAGGCGGAGGCGCTTTCGATAAAGCTGTAGCCGCCGAACGACACCACATCGACCACGCCTGTGGTGTCCAGGAGAATATCGTCCACGCGCTTCATGACCGCCAGGGTGCGCTGCAGCGAGGCCCCCTCCGGCAGCTCGATGGTAACCATGAAATACCCCTGATCCTCATTCGGGACGAAGCCGACGGGAACGAGACGGAACATGTAAAGCGTCGCCGCCACCAGCACGAGGAAAGCGCCGATGACCCAGATCCAGTGGCGCGCCAGCCGATGCACGGCACGCTCGTAACGGTCTTGCAGGGAAGCGAATCCCCGGGCGAAACCACCCAGTGCGCCGCCTGACCGCGCCTCCTTCCTGCGCAGGAAAACCGCACTCAGGGCGGGGCTCAGGGTCAGCGCATTGATCGCCGAGATCCCCACCGCGCACACGATGGTCAGTGCGAACTGCCGATAGAGCTGCCCGGAGACATTGGGCAGGAACGCCACTGGCACGAAGACCGCGAACAGCACCAGGGTCGTGGCGATGACCGGACCGGTCACTTCCTCCATCGCGATCGCCGCAGCCTCACGCGGGGAGAGCTTCTTCTCCGCCAGCTGGCGCGCCACGTTCTCGACCACGACGATGGCGTCGTCGACCACCAGGCCTACCGCCAGGACCAGACCGAACAGGGTGAAGGTGTTGACCGAAAAGCCCATGATCTTCAGCAGCGCGAACGTCCCGATCAGGGACACGGGGATCGTGATTGCGGGGATCAGGGTCGCCCGCCAGTCGCGCAGAAACACAAAAATCACCAGAAACACCAGGGCAATGGCTTCGAGCAGGGTCACGACGACCTCGCGGATCGAGGCGCGCACGAAACGCGTGGTGTCGTAGATGACACGGTACTCCATGCCGTCCGGAAAATGCCGCGACAGGCGCGCCATCTCCTTGTAGGCCCGCGAGGCGATATCCAGCGAATTGCCGCCCGGGGATTCGAACAGGCAGATGTTGATCGTCTTCTCGCCGTTCAGCGCACCGTATTCATCGTAGGTCTCGGCGCCCATCTCGACACGGCCCACGTCGCGGATACGTACGATGGAACCGCCCGGTTCGGCACGCAGGATGATGTCCTCGAATTCCGAGACGGCCTGCAGGCGGCCCTTTGCCTCGAGTGGATAGTAGAACTGCTGATTCGCCGGCGCGGGCGGCTGGCCCAGGGCGCCCGTTGCCGCATCCAGATTCTGGGCGCTGATCGCATCCGAAACGTCCGTCGCGGTCATGCCGAGCGAGGTCAGTTTGTCGGGATCCAGCCAGATCCGCATGGCGTAGCGGCGCATACCGAACAGCGTCACGGCTCCGACACCCTTGATGCGGCGCAGCGGGTCGGCAACGTGGATGTCGGCATAGTTGCTCAGATAGGCGTCATCGTAGCGCCCGTCCGGCGACACCAGTCCCATGCAAAGGGTGACGAAGGGCGCCTGCTTTTCGATGTCGATCCCCTCACGCGCCACTTCCTGCGGCAGCTGCGGCTGGGCCAGCGCCACGCGGTTCTGGACGTCGACCGCGGCGATATCCGGGTCGTAGCCCACCTCGAAGGTCACGGTGATGGTGCTGCTGCCGTCGTCGGCGCTGGTCGAGGACATGTAGATCATGCCCTTGACACCGTTGATCTGCTCCTCGAGCGGTGCGGTCACGGTCGACTCGACAACCCGTGAGTTGGCGCCGGTGAAGGTGGCGTCCACGACCACGG contains these protein-coding regions:
- a CDS encoding GAF domain-containing protein, which encodes MDEFRAEVIEDVTIINGIAFPKWLEKRKLIITGPPGCGKTTIREAIGGWPEEGYLDLSSKDWWKSPVLVHRPRELHFGLPFVGFRKAVPVYETDSLDDSSYLELDLFRIPLPPPKTHPLGTDFRGRFTFEFILLPAEKTFELRKRRAGAGTHHVDEALTLSRVREELEFYRQLALLFHQSGMSVYVRDELGGRPKRMVEKAFVHPADSGERGEELYRHLNQIRLRERLLNRSWSIRGNKDLLELFVEMIPRVLNVERCSIFINDPATDKVWLQTGTGLDEKAIEVDKSDSLVGQVIASGEYMVKEDMHELEGAHKRVDAQTGFVTRNELCVPIKSLSGDKTAGAILVLNKTEGPYFAEKDRVFLEKVARHLQAAIESVFLRQELMDFSELLSARARFSEWARYLIWTLIIVASAQAVIIAYLWSPT
- a CDS encoding multidrug efflux RND transporter permease subunit is translated as MFVKFFIDRPVFASVIAIIFVLAGAFSIPFLPVAQFPSITPPTVVVDATFTGANSRVVESTVTAPLEEQINGVKGMIYMSSTSADDGSSTITVTFEVGYDPDIAAVDVQNRVALAQPQLPQEVAREGIDIEKQAPFVTLCMGLVSPDGRYDDAYLSNYADIHVADPLRRIKGVGAVTLFGMRRYAMRIWLDPDKLTSLGMTATDVSDAISAQNLDAATGALGQPPAPANQQFYYPLEAKGRLQAVSEFEDIILRAEPGGSIVRIRDVGRVEMGAETYDEYGALNGEKTINICLFESPGGNSLDIASRAYKEMARLSRHFPDGMEYRVIYDTTRFVRASIREVVVTLLEAIALVFLVIFVFLRDWRATLIPAITIPVSLIGTFALLKIMGFSVNTFTLFGLVLAVGLVVDDAIVVVENVARQLAEKKLSPREAAAIAMEEVTGPVIATTLVLFAVFVPVAFLPNVSGQLYRQFALTIVCAVGISAINALTLSPALSAVFLRRKEARSGGALGGFARGFASLQDRYERAVHRLARHWIWVIGAFLVLVAATLYMFRLVPVGFVPNEDQGYFMVTIELPEGASLQRTLAVMKRVDDILLDTTGVVDVVSFGGYSFIESASASNVANVFGILAPWSQRKSPQLHVDAIIREVSHKFAEIEDSVIAVFNPPAIHGMSQTGGFQFVQEDRESLPIQQLAELARRMVEEGNERPQLRGLYTSINADTPGYFIELDRTKAMTEGIGISDIFEALQIYMGSYYVNDFNRFGRVYHVYVQAEPDARAAEEDINRIHVRNRAGGMTPLGALVTVRPVTGARDITHYNMYRAATINGEAGDGYSSGQAIAAMEELAADLLPPGYGYEWTGLAFQQLKSGHLTAVVFALSLVFTFLFLAALYESWSMPFMIILAVPLAILGALSAQYIRGLDNDIYCQIGLVMLIGLASKNAILIVEFARRRRREGLSIVDAAAEAARVRLRPVLMTAFAFILGVLPLVFAEGAGAAGRHSIGTAVFGGMLLATVLSLVLVPVLYIVIETMRERGKGKDSVESA